The Pseudomonadota bacterium genome has a window encoding:
- the asnS gene encoding asparagine--tRNA ligase — translation MNIFVKDAPKHVGHEATIKGWIYNLRSSGKITFLQLRDGSGFMQCIVHRPEVSDEIWEDAHRLTLESSAIITGKVARHPKHDEYEMHVTGIHVVQVAPEYPLGKKEHGPDFLLDNRHLWLRSKKQWAIQRVRNTVILATSEWFDANGFIKIDSPILTPAACEGTSTLFEVDYFDLGKAYLSQSGQLYIEAAIASHGRVFDFGPVFRAEKSKTRRHLTEFWMMDAEMAYCDHRGSMEIQEQLISHIVRRAVERNFQELGILERDIERLSKVEPPFPRMTHAEAVERLHALGSDIRADDDLGGDDETLITRDEVKPLFIEKYPAKVKAFYMKRDPENDDLALCSDLLAPDGFGEIIGGSQREDDYDTLLRRLDEHKLPRSAFEWYLDLRKYGSVPHAGFGYGLERLTGWICGVPHIRETIPFPRMITRLTP, via the coding sequence ATGAACATATTCGTGAAGGACGCGCCCAAGCACGTGGGCCACGAGGCGACGATCAAGGGGTGGATCTACAACCTCCGCTCCTCGGGCAAGATCACCTTCCTCCAGCTCCGCGACGGGTCCGGATTCATGCAGTGCATAGTGCACAGGCCCGAGGTCTCGGACGAGATATGGGAGGACGCGCACAGGCTGACCCTCGAGTCCTCCGCGATAATAACCGGCAAGGTCGCCAGGCACCCCAAGCACGACGAGTACGAGATGCACGTCACCGGGATCCACGTGGTCCAGGTCGCGCCCGAGTACCCGCTGGGCAAGAAGGAGCACGGCCCCGACTTCCTGCTCGACAACCGCCACCTGTGGCTGAGATCGAAGAAGCAGTGGGCCATCCAGCGCGTGCGCAACACCGTGATCCTGGCCACATCAGAGTGGTTCGACGCCAACGGCTTCATAAAGATAGACTCCCCGATCCTCACCCCCGCCGCCTGCGAGGGAACGAGCACCCTCTTCGAGGTGGACTACTTCGACCTGGGCAAGGCGTATCTGTCGCAGTCGGGGCAGCTCTACATCGAGGCGGCCATAGCGTCCCACGGCCGGGTCTTCGACTTCGGCCCGGTCTTCCGCGCGGAGAAGTCCAAGACCCGCCGCCATCTCACCGAGTTCTGGATGATGGACGCGGAGATGGCCTACTGCGACCACAGGGGCAGCATGGAGATCCAGGAGCAGCTGATCTCCCACATCGTGAGGCGCGCGGTGGAGCGGAACTTCCAGGAGCTGGGGATCCTCGAGCGCGACATCGAGCGGCTCTCGAAGGTGGAGCCGCCCTTCCCCCGCATGACCCACGCGGAGGCGGTGGAGAGGCTTCACGCGCTGGGCAGCGACATAAGGGCCGACGACGACCTCGGCGGCGACGACGAGACCCTCATCACCCGCGACGAGGTGAAGCCGCTCTTCATCGAGAAGTACCCTGCCAAGGTCAAGGCGTTCTACATGAAGCGCGATCCCGAGAACGACGACCTCGCGCTCTGCTCCGACCTTCTCGCCCCGGACGGCTTCGGCGAGATAATCGGGGGCAGCCAGCGCGAGGACGACTACGACACGCTGCTGCGCCGTCTCGATGAGCACAAGCTCCCGCGCTCCGCCTTCGAGTGGTACCTCGACCTCAGGAAGTACGGCTCGGTCCCGCACGCCGGGTTCGGATACGGGCTGGAGCGGCTCACCGGCTGGATCTGCGGGGTGCCGCACATCCGCGAGACCATACCGTTCCCCCGCATGATAACGAGGCTCACCCCCTAG
- a CDS encoding UTP--glucose-1-phosphate uridylyltransferase, which produces MAPQVKKAVIPAGGLGTRFLPVTKSVPKELLPIGTKPTLLIVLEEAVASGIEQVILITSPQKTHIMDFFDTDSEYVRELAARGKAPLLEKLNELLSNVEVVPVQQIKPRGLGDAVLCSRDVVGEEPFVVILPDVLIDSTTPCCRQLIDAYAKTGCSLSATEHTPRNQIHLYGIYDIGKSDGRIHWAKGVVEKPSADEAPSDLSVVGRYCFSPEVYDLLENAKPGRGGEIQLADAQNELAKKGRFVAYEYEGRQFDTGDPLGFLKANIFYSWSSAPDEITSFMREMIGAK; this is translated from the coding sequence ATGGCGCCACAGGTGAAAAAGGCGGTTATACCGGCGGGCGGGCTGGGGACGCGCTTTCTGCCGGTCACGAAATCGGTGCCAAAGGAGCTGCTCCCCATCGGCACCAAACCCACGCTGCTGATCGTGCTCGAGGAGGCGGTGGCATCCGGGATCGAGCAGGTGATCCTCATCACATCGCCGCAGAAGACCCACATCATGGACTTCTTCGACACCGACTCCGAGTACGTGAGGGAGCTGGCCGCCCGCGGCAAGGCCCCGCTGCTCGAGAAGCTGAACGAATTGCTCTCGAACGTCGAGGTCGTTCCGGTCCAGCAGATCAAGCCCAGGGGCCTCGGCGACGCGGTGCTGTGCTCCAGGGACGTCGTGGGCGAGGAGCCGTTCGTGGTGATCCTCCCCGACGTGCTCATAGACAGCACCACGCCCTGCTGCAGGCAGCTCATAGACGCCTACGCGAAGACAGGCTGCTCGCTCTCGGCAACCGAGCACACGCCGAGGAATCAGATTCACCTCTACGGGATATACGACATCGGAAAGTCGGACGGTCGCATCCACTGGGCAAAGGGGGTCGTCGAGAAGCCCTCCGCCGACGAGGCGCCGTCCGATCTCTCCGTCGTCGGCAGATACTGCTTCAGCCCGGAGGTGTACGACCTCCTCGAGAACGCAAAGCCGGGCCGCGGCGGCGAGATACAGCTCGCGGACGCTCAGAACGAGCTGGCGAAGAAGGGGAGGTTCGTGGCCTACGAGTACGAGGGGCGGCAGTTCGACACAGGCGACCCGCTCGGGTTCCTCAAGGCGAACATATTCTACAGCTGGAGCTCGGCGCCGGACGAGATCACCTCGTTCATGAGGGAGATGATAGGAGCGAAATGA
- a CDS encoding glycosyltransferase, which produces MISLAVAAQPARIRDQNDAFLAAARPHALLITNHGYPGPDVRWPASGPDSGGQITYVNKVAENLVPLGYKVTVATRAFRPDEKYAEYGDRRGVDFFENEPLARYVFVPGVEKGFVAKEQIFAELPVIAHNISHFMAEEARSAGVRPWEHVAWINSHYWDGGVIGQLVVRGWQHEVLSEWIADKFGFDPASLCNPMAGGIVRTVIRGLATYLSEDPELAGRLDAVNRHAWTSHSIGTLKRKNMDEMPRPDDVDESIRKLKEKARRWEYMAMNFSMRELVERALVGGAQLALGQLLYPDVPPVKLIAYTSAEILDQTRWLGMPEEMPLVRFPPGTEFEGFYPRDNVNHPDVQLLFHYLEGGADLSHEEKHPIARAVPAEVVDRMRRDPQGLNVIVEASRMDETKRKALLVEVMPLLPKDTILLITGMRDGAGVYDGIRARIEELGLSDRVFLIGRVPARCMGPLCSLPHGDGSGKFRLAIGASASRMEGWGMSVMDMTAGGLPLVASDMIPYATYIADKGDAAVVVPMQEGEVERYAGVFRSLIDDPAAARDLAARGREAAREFDWSELTRMFLGELEKILGISRK; this is translated from the coding sequence TTGATCTCGCTCGCCGTTGCCGCACAGCCTGCGCGCATAAGGGATCAGAACGACGCGTTCCTCGCGGCGGCGCGTCCGCACGCGCTGCTCATCACGAACCACGGCTACCCGGGCCCAGACGTGCGCTGGCCCGCGAGCGGCCCCGACTCCGGCGGCCAGATAACTTACGTCAACAAGGTTGCGGAGAATCTCGTGCCCCTGGGCTACAAGGTGACGGTCGCCACGCGCGCATTCAGGCCCGACGAAAAATACGCCGAGTACGGCGACCGCAGGGGCGTGGATTTCTTCGAGAACGAGCCTCTGGCGCGCTACGTGTTCGTCCCGGGCGTCGAAAAGGGATTTGTGGCCAAGGAGCAGATCTTCGCGGAGCTTCCGGTCATTGCCCACAACATTTCGCATTTCATGGCCGAGGAGGCGCGCTCGGCAGGGGTCAGGCCCTGGGAGCACGTGGCCTGGATCAACTCCCACTACTGGGACGGAGGGGTGATCGGCCAGCTCGTGGTGAGGGGATGGCAGCATGAGGTCCTCTCCGAATGGATAGCCGATAAGTTCGGATTCGACCCCGCTTCGCTTTGCAATCCCATGGCGGGCGGCATTGTCAGGACCGTGATCAGGGGGCTTGCGACCTATCTGAGCGAGGACCCGGAGTTGGCCGGCCGCCTGGATGCCGTGAACAGGCACGCATGGACCTCGCACTCCATAGGGACCCTCAAGCGGAAAAACATGGATGAGATGCCAAGGCCGGATGACGTCGACGAGTCTATCAGAAAATTAAAGGAGAAGGCGCGCAGGTGGGAGTACATGGCCATGAATTTCTCCATGCGCGAGCTGGTGGAGAGGGCGCTGGTTGGCGGGGCGCAGCTGGCCCTCGGGCAGCTCCTGTATCCGGACGTGCCGCCGGTGAAGTTGATCGCCTACACCTCAGCCGAGATACTGGATCAGACGCGATGGCTGGGCATGCCCGAGGAGATGCCGCTGGTGAGGTTCCCGCCGGGCACTGAGTTCGAAGGCTTCTATCCGCGCGACAATGTGAACCATCCTGACGTCCAGCTGCTCTTCCATTACCTGGAGGGCGGGGCCGATCTGTCCCATGAGGAGAAGCACCCGATAGCGAGGGCCGTTCCCGCGGAGGTGGTGGACAGGATGCGGCGCGACCCGCAGGGCCTGAATGTGATCGTCGAGGCCAGCCGAATGGACGAGACAAAGCGCAAGGCGCTTCTCGTCGAGGTCATGCCTCTTCTCCCGAAGGATACGATCCTGCTCATAACCGGCATGAGGGACGGCGCAGGGGTCTACGACGGGATCAGGGCGCGCATAGAGGAGCTGGGGCTTTCGGACCGGGTCTTTCTCATAGGCAGGGTCCCGGCCAGGTGCATGGGGCCGCTCTGCAGCCTGCCGCACGGAGATGGTAGCGGTAAATTCCGTCTCGCTATCGGCGCCAGCGCCTCGCGCATGGAGGGCTGGGGCATGTCGGTGATGGACATGACCGCCGGGGGCCTTCCGCTGGTGGCGTCCGACATGATCCCGTATGCGACCTACATAGCGGACAAGGGCGACGCGGCCGTGGTCGTGCCCATGCAGGAGGGGGAGGTGGAGAGATACGCGGGGGTCTTCCGCTCGCTCATAGACGATCCCGCCGCCGCGAGGGATCTCGCCGCGCGCGGCCGCGAGGCTGCCCGAGAGTTCGACTGGTCGGAGCTCACCCGGATGTTTTTGGGCGAGCTGGAGAAAATCTTAGGCATCAGCAGGAAATAA